DNA from Hyalangium minutum:
ATCGCCGAGTGGGATGTCACTCACCGCTTCTGCGGCCGCTGTGCCACGCCCACGGACCTGGTGCCCGGCGAGCGCGCGCGCCGCTGCCCCGCGTGCCACACGCCCTTCTATCCGCGCATCTCGCCTGCGGTCATCGTGCTGGTGACCCGGGGGGACAGCGTCCTGCTGGCCCGCTCCGCCAGCTTCCCGGACGCCTTCTTCAGCACGCTCGCGGGCTTCGTGGAGCCGGGCGAGTCGCTCGAGGAGACGGTGCACCGCGAGGTGAAGGAGGAGGTGGGGGTGGAGCTGAAGAACCTGCGCTACTTCGGCAGCCAGCCGTGGCCCTTCGGGCGCTCGCTCATGGTGGGCTACACCGCCGAGTACGCGGGCGGCGAGCTGCACGTGGACGACAAGGAGATTGCCGAGGCCGGCTGGTTCACCGTGGACACCCTCCCCCGCATCCCCCCGCGCCTGAGCATCGCGCGCCACCTCATCGACTCGTGGGTGGAGCGGATGAAGGGGAAGGCCGGCCCCTCGGGGAGCTAGGGGCGGAGCGCCTGCCTGTCAGGCGCGTGGAACGTCCCGGGTCAGCCAAGCGGTTGGAATCCTCCGGGGACCGTGCTTAAAAGCGCCCCCCGCTCGCCCTCCCATGCTTGCCGCGCGTCCTCATATCCAGCCCCGCCGCACACCCACCGCGGACTCCGTGATGGTGAAGGAGATCTACCTCTCCGTGCAGGGCGAGTCTTCCCACGCGGGCCTGCTGTGCTCCTTCGTGCGCCTCACCGGCTGCCACCTGCGCTGCACCTACTGCGACAGCGAGTTCGCCTTCCGGGGCGGCACCCGCATGAAGAACGCCGAGGTGGTGGAGCAGGTGAAGGCCCTGCGCGCCCCGCTGGTGGAGGTGACGGGCGGCGAGCCCCTGCTCCAGCCCGGCGTGTACCCGCTCATGGAGGCCCTGCTCGCCGAGGGCCTCACCGTGCTGCTGGAGACGAGCGGCGCCATCGACGTGCGGCTGGTGCCCCCGGCCGTGCACAAGATCGTCGACATGAAGACGCCCTCCTCGGGCGAGTGCGACCGGAACGACTTCGGCAACTTCACCTCGATGAACGCCAACGACGAGCTGAAGTTCGTCATCGGCAGCCGGGCGGACTACGACTGGGCGCGCGCGCTCATCACCGAGCACCGCCTGCTGGACAAGCCCTTCGGGCTGCTGTTCTCCACCGTGTTCGGCAAGCTGCACCCGCGCGAGCTGTCCGAGTGGATCATCGAGGACCGGCTGCCCGTGCGCTTCCAGCTCCAGCTGCACAAGTACGTGTGGGACCCTGCTGCCCGGGGCGTGTGAGCGCGCTCACCGCTCACCACCGGCCGCGGCGGGCGATGAAGGAGACCAGCAGCCCAACCCACGCCAGCACCAGCAACCCGTTCACCACGCCCAACCCCAGCGCGAGCCAGGCCTGCCCTGCGCCGCCAACGGCTCCTTGGCTCTCGCGGATCCGGCGCCGCTCTCGCGTGCCGACCCACAGTCCAAGCACGGACATCACCAGGTTCTGCAGCGGCAGGGCCCCCAGCAGCGGGAAGGTGACGAGGACAAGGACGTTGAGCGCGAGGATGACCTTCATCCTCCGGGGCGGCACGGCGCCCTTGTGCAGCAACGCGAGGCAGCTGGCGCAGGAGGCCGCCTCTCCCAGGAGCTCGGTGCAGGCGCCGCACAGGAAGGTGCCGCAGCGCGCGCAGGAGGCCACCGCGGCGGCCTCGGGGTGATTCGCGCAGCGCGCGCCAGCCGGCTCGGGCGTGAGCATTCACCACCTCCAGCGCCAGGAGCCGAAGCCCAGGCCTCAGTAGTCCGGCGGGTACCCCACCATCACCCGCGTCACCCCATGGGCGCCCAGGCCCAGGAAGACGGCGGCCAGCACCGAGCAGCCGAAGAAGCCCGCGAGGATGAGGTTCTTGCGCGGGTGCTCGAACTGGCTGAACGCGTAGAAGAGGATGTAGCAGGGGATGAGCAGCACCATCATCCCCGTGCCCACGCTGCGACGGAACGCGTGGATGAACAGGAAGACGGCGCAGACGAGCGTCACGAGCCCAAACAGAGTGGCGAGCGGCAGGAGCGGCACGATAGGCCACAGATAACACGGTCCAGGCTTTGCGGCGGCCCCAAGCGCATATAAATGACGCTCACCCGCCCTCCTTCCGAGGTACCCCTGCCATGGACAAGCTCAAGACAGTGCTCCTCTTCACGCTCGTGGGCGGGCTGATCGGCAACGTGGTGGCCACCTTCACGAACCGCAGCTACCAGGTGTGGAACAACACCACGCCGCTGGCCACGGAGACGAAGTGCAACCTGCCGCAGGTGGTGCACGACGTCACCACGGAGCTCATCCACGCCCAGGCCCTCGGCGCGGGCATCGGCGCGCTCGTCTTCCTGGTGCTGGGCATCGTCTTCGTCCAGGCCCGCGCCAAGAAGCAGCGCGCCACCCCGCCCGCGCCCCCGGCCGCGCCCACGCCCACGGCGGGCTGAGCCTCTACGGGCGCGGGTGGACCTGGACCGTCGTCGAGCCGCTCAGCGAGGAGCCCTCTCCGTCGCGGATGTTCACCCTGAGCAGGAAGCTCGTCACTTTGGTGACCTCGGGCGCGATCCAGGTCGGCTCCCCCACCTCGGGGTTGCTGTACGTCCCCGCGGGCTCCGACGGCGACTGGATCCACCGGTAGCGCAGCTCATCCCCATCCTCGTCCGTCACCACCAGGTGCATCTGCACCTCGGTCCCGGAGACCACGTCCTTCATGGAAGGCTCGGGGCCCGCGGAGACGATGGGATTGTGGTTGGGAGGCCCGTAGCCACACCCCGTCCCCAGCACTCCCAGCAGCAGCAGCGACGCACCACCCCGATGCGAGAAGAACGATTTCATGAGAGCCGGCCCTCCAGCGCGGTGAGTAGGAGCCGCACTTTAGTGCCTGCCCCCCACCCCCGCATCTGCCTCCGGGCAGGGGATGTCACGCCAGCAGCAACTCGACCGTGAAGCGCGCCCCGCCCTCCGGGCGGTTCTCCGCGCGCAGCGAGCCTCCGAAGGTCTCCACGTACTCGCGCGAGAGCGCCAACCCCAGCCCCGTCCCCTTCCCCTGTGCCTTGGTGGTGAAGAAGGGCGTGAAGAGCCGCGACAGGTGCTCCGGCGGGAAGCCCGGCCCATTGTCCTCGAGGACCAGGTGCACCCGCTCCTCTCGCGGCTGAACCCTCAGCGCCACCCGAGGGCCTTTCACCCCAGTGTCCTCCAGCGCGTCCGCCGCGTTGAGCAGCAGGTTGAGCAGCACCTGGCCCAGCCGCCGCGCATCCGCGCGCACCAGCGGCATCGCGGGAGGCACCTCCACCTTCACCTCCAGCCGCTTCAGCCGCACCGAGGCCAGCCGCATGCTCTCCTCAATGACGGTGGAGAGCTGGCAGTTGCCCACCTCCCTCGGCGTGGGCTCCGCGTCGCCGCGCGCCAGCGCCGTCAGGTCCTGGACGATTTGCTGGATGCGCACCACGCCCGCCTGCGTCTCGTTCACCACCTCCAGCCAGTCCGCCATGGGCCGGCTCTGCTGACGCGGCAGCTCGTCCGCCAGGAAGCCCAGGTTGGCCTGGATGAAGGCCAGCGGGTTGTTCACCTCGTGGGCCACGCCCGCCGCCAGCCGGCCCACCTGCACCAGCCGATCCACCTCCTGAGCGCGCGTCTGCGTGGCCGCCAGCGCCTCCTGCGCCACTTGCCGGTGGGCCTCCGCGTCCGCGCGGGCCTGCTTCATCCGCGCGTAGAAGTACGAGGCCTGAACCGCCACCATTCCCGAGGCGGTGATGAGCAGCCCCCACAGCACGAGGAGGGAGGCGGAGCGGCCCTCCAGCACCAGCACCCCGAGCGCCGTCACCAGGCTGGCGGCCGCGCTCAGCAGGGAGCGGTACAGCACCCCCATTGACAGGGCCATGCCCAGCAGGGGCAGCGCGCAGAACCACGCGAACACGGGGCTCTGGCTGCCGCCCAGCCGCCAGATGATCCACGCCACGAACACCTGCGGCAGCACCAGCCCGGTGATGGACCAGCCCACCGTGCCCCGGTACCGGGCCTGGATGTGCCGCAGCCCCCAGAACGTCAGCAGCGTCAGCAGCATCCAGAGGAGCCGGATGGCCAGCGTGTCCCACCGCGCCTGCTGCGACGCGAGTATGTCCACCGCCCAGAAGGGCAGGTTCGACATCGCCATCCACACCACCGCCCGCTGCTTCTGCCGCGCCACGGTGTCACGGGGAGTGGAGCCGGTGGGTTCGCGGGAGAGGCCGCGCCCTTCGACCGGAGGGACTTGTTTCAAGAGAAACTCACTTCTCGGCCATTCCAGGAAGACTGGCAAAAATCCAATCCCATGGATCCGCGAGACCCGTCAAGTCTCTGAAATCACGGCCGTCAGGCCACCGGGCGGCCAATCAAGCGCAGCTTCTCGGCGCGAGTCAGCCGCTTGAGGGCGGCCTCCCGGCGCAGGGCGGTACCCCGGTCTTCGG
Protein-coding regions in this window:
- the nudC gene encoding NAD(+) diphosphatase, which translates into the protein MSPPRFVPGHEPPTRRREEAFLFAAQGLELLIEEREGGVAIPQGARLPELAEGAHFIGTLDGVDCYAASWPKGKEPPTGLKLIGGRNLFRQVDEELLFVAGRALAIAEWDVTHRFCGRCATPTDLVPGERARRCPACHTPFYPRISPAVIVLVTRGDSVLLARSASFPDAFFSTLAGFVEPGESLEETVHREVKEEVGVELKNLRYFGSQPWPFGRSLMVGYTAEYAGGELHVDDKEIAEAGWFTVDTLPRIPPRLSIARHLIDSWVERMKGKAGPSGS
- a CDS encoding radical SAM protein, whose amino-acid sequence is MLAARPHIQPRRTPTADSVMVKEIYLSVQGESSHAGLLCSFVRLTGCHLRCTYCDSEFAFRGGTRMKNAEVVEQVKALRAPLVEVTGGEPLLQPGVYPLMEALLAEGLTVLLETSGAIDVRLVPPAVHKIVDMKTPSSGECDRNDFGNFTSMNANDELKFVIGSRADYDWARALITEHRLLDKPFGLLFSTVFGKLHPRELSEWIIEDRLPVRFQLQLHKYVWDPAARGV
- a CDS encoding sensor histidine kinase: MKQVPPVEGRGLSREPTGSTPRDTVARQKQRAVVWMAMSNLPFWAVDILASQQARWDTLAIRLLWMLLTLLTFWGLRHIQARYRGTVGWSITGLVLPQVFVAWIIWRLGGSQSPVFAWFCALPLLGMALSMGVLYRSLLSAAASLVTALGVLVLEGRSASLLVLWGLLITASGMVAVQASYFYARMKQARADAEAHRQVAQEALAATQTRAQEVDRLVQVGRLAAGVAHEVNNPLAFIQANLGFLADELPRQQSRPMADWLEVVNETQAGVVRIQQIVQDLTALARGDAEPTPREVGNCQLSTVIEESMRLASVRLKRLEVKVEVPPAMPLVRADARRLGQVLLNLLLNAADALEDTGVKGPRVALRVQPREERVHLVLEDNGPGFPPEHLSRLFTPFFTTKAQGKGTGLGLALSREYVETFGGSLRAENRPEGGARFTVELLLA